The DNA region TCTAGGGTAATATGTATCTAGATATTTAGAAATAAGTTGAGTCATCCATGTACCACCAGATTTTGGGTACTCTACTATTTGAAATAGATTTAATTTTTTTGAAAAATAGTGCCAGTATACATATCTAACTAAAGAGTTGTACTTTCTTTCTACAAAGTTCATATCCTTAAAATGGGTTTATTTTTAATTTTTTTAATTGCACTTTTAATGCTAAACTATTTAGCAAAACTAAATATATAATTGTATTTACACCTACTACGGTAATAGAAAAATAGTTTGTAAAAATATATGTAGATATTGTTAGATATAGAGCTGTTATAAGGGTTATTTTATTAAAGTCTTTTTCATGACCGGTAGCTTGCAATACAATTCCTACTGGTCCAGCATAATTATTAACTAACTGAGCAAATATTAAACTTAAAAACAACCACCAGTAATTATGTAGTTCTGGTTTATAAAATTCAGCAAACAGGTAGAAAAATAAAATTAAACCTAAGAAAATAGCAGTACTTGAGATAAATAATACTTTTGTGTTTGTTTTAAGATACTTTGTAAGATCTGTAATTTGATTATTGTTATAATACTTTGCTGCTACTGTTAAAACTCTACCATTTGTAGCTATTAAGGGTAAGGTTACAACCAATGACATTTTTAATATTGTGTCATAAATTCCTAAAACTTCTGTAGTATATTGGGACTCTATAATCACATACATAATTGTAACTGAAAAAATATTTATAGAGTTTGTAAAAACAAAATGGATTGATTTTTTATATATAGTAATTATTGTTTTAAATGTTTGTATTAAAATATTTATTACTTCTTTTCTATTAATTGTCTTAAAAAATCTTTTTACAACATAAATACTTACTAGAAAAGAAAAAACAATATTAATACCTACAATTACAGTTAAAAAATCTAAGTTTTTATTCAAAAAGTTACAAATAAGAAGGGATAATAAAACTGTAACTTGAAACACTACAAACTCAAAAAAACCATAAATTACCATGTTATTTTGACCTCTAAAATAATGACCAATAAAACGCCAAAAAGCCAGAACTATAACACCGCCTAATAATACTGAGTTTAATTCTAGAAACTGATTAACCACTAAAAACCCAAAAGCAAATAGTACCGTATTAATAAAAAAGGCAACAAACAACTTAAAATCCTGATTGTTATCTAGAGTTAAATTTGAAGCAACTTGCTTAACAATTAAGTAATCTAATCCAAATACAACAAAAACTTTTATACCTCTAGATAGCGCAACAAATTTTGCAAACTCACCATTACCTTCAAAATAATAAACTTCAAGAATAAAAATTAAAACAACATAATTTAAGGCTATTCCTATAAGCTTTAATAAAAATAAGCTACCAGAGTTTTTTAAAGCAAAATTTAAAAGCTGTTTATAATTACTACTCATTTTTTAATTGATTATTACTATTATTATAAACTAGCTTTGTATTAAATTTAAATATGATTGAAATTATTATAAATACAATGACAAACTTGGAAAAAAACTGATTTATTTGTCTTGGAAAAAAGAAAAAAGACGCTAAGAAAAAAGAGAGAATCATAATTTGCTTATAGGAGTCTATTCTTTTTATTTTACTAAAATATAAGTCTATTTTATTTGACAAAAACCCAATAAATATAGAGATTAATATTACTCCTATTTTCCCAAAATCTGAATATAATTCCGCTAAGTAACTACCAGGAGCACTAAATTTATCGCTAAATCCTTTTTGACCGCCTAAATACTCTCTGATAAACCAATAAGAAAATTGTGGTGGTTTATCATTCCATATTTTCCTTGGTACCCAAAAAAAGATTACTGCTAAGGAAGATTTTCCGTATCGATAACTATTTTCTTCTCTGTCGTAATAATCTACAACATAACTCATGTATTTTACTGTCTTATCTGTACTTAATTGACTAGTGTCTCTAATATATCTCTCTATCTTGTTACCTGTAATATAATTTAATAAACCATGTCTTCTAATATCAACTATTTTATTAGATATAAAGTAACCACTAATGATTAAAATAAAATAGACTATTTTAAATTTAAACTTAGTTTTATTTATTAATGCATAGGTACCTGCCAGACCTAAGAACGAAAATAAAATATGGTGTCTTGTACCAATGATTATGTACATTATCCAAATTATCGAAGAAGGAATTATGGCAAAAAT from Mesoflavibacter profundi includes:
- a CDS encoding lipopolysaccharide biosynthesis protein, coding for MSSNYKQLLNFALKNSGSLFLLKLIGIALNYVVLIFILEVYYFEGNGEFAKFVALSRGIKVFVVFGLDYLIVKQVASNLTLDNNQDFKLFVAFFINTVLFAFGFLVVNQFLELNSVLLGGVIVLAFWRFIGHYFRGQNNMVIYGFFEFVVFQVTVLLSLLICNFLNKNLDFLTVIVGINIVFSFLVSIYVVKRFFKTINRKEVINILIQTFKTIITIYKKSIHFVFTNSINIFSVTIMYVIIESQYTTEVLGIYDTILKMSLVVTLPLIATNGRVLTVAAKYYNNNQITDLTKYLKTNTKVLFISSTAIFLGLILFFYLFAEFYKPELHNYWWLFLSLIFAQLVNNYAGPVGIVLQATGHEKDFNKITLITALYLTISTYIFTNYFSITVVGVNTIIYLVLLNSLALKVQLKKLKINPF
- a CDS encoding O-antigen polymerase — encoded protein: MKINVTLSVKIVFYLLFCIISNLIFGTFYHGIILISVLEIIDQIKKDHFISTYTFWNIGFIIIICLDGIISKDVIIEDTGTYNYNKTALIFLISQFIIICTYRFFEKKSSLNYVKEKVIIDIKDYLKPITLIIVIVLYLFFLYSEFPNTINSLLYSRFDLIKEKEFGGLEGANRSLINSFIYYISGFSGYILPSLFFIAFNKKFSPFLSFIFAIIPSSIIWIMYIIIGTRHHILFSFLGLAGTYALINKTKFKFKIVYFILIISGYFISNKIVDIRRHGLLNYITGNKIERYIRDTSQLSTDKTVKYMSYVVDYYDREENSYRYGKSSLAVIFFWVPRKIWNDKPPQFSYWFIREYLGGQKGFSDKFSAPGSYLAELYSDFGKIGVILISIFIGFLSNKIDLYFSKIKRIDSYKQIMILSFFLASFFFFPRQINQFFSKFVIVFIIISIIFKFNTKLVYNNSNNQLKNE